DNA sequence from the Liolophura sinensis isolate JHLJ2023 chromosome 1, CUHK_Ljap_v2, whole genome shotgun sequence genome:
TGATCGATGCatttcaatgtatatatttcagcaGCGCCTAACACCGTTCTGCTGATATATGCTGAGCACTAAATATACTATAAACTTGTGAAAATGTGACTAAAACTGTCAGCTACACCAGAACCTAATCAAGCCCTTATTAATAAAAAGACATAAACTTGAAAGCAAGTAACGGTGTACACGTGGCGTGAAGCCATACTGAATGGTGATAGCTGATGCTGATAGCCTAAGTCTAAGTCATCTGTACTGATAGCCTAAGTCAGCCGAATCCTACTGAAGAATGAACACTATGATCCCTTGGGGTAGAGTTATTTGATGTATGTTAATCCCATCGTCCTTTATTTACAAAGTCATTGTAGTTTTCACTCAGCCATGTCACCTTATGTATATAACCGGCTACATGTTTCGATGATGCCTGCTATTGTTTGAAATCGACATTAGAATCGATAACGAAATGTTACTACAAATAAGCCAAGGAGTTGCTATCCATTAGTTAACGTTCCTGTTCTTCGATCCCAGCTTGTAGATGCATATTAAGGGAAGGAAACCCTGTGCAAAATGCATTCACATTTGTCATCCAGTGATTGGCTTTGCTTTACATTCGCAGCAAAACACACGATTACGAAAGGCCACAATATAGAGAACACATATTAATAAAGTTATTGTTACGTTTCTGTCTGTGACGCCGGAAGCGAAGTGTTTTCCGCGGGGACCACAGCGTTTCGAGACGGTTCGACCATGGTCTCGTTCAGCAATGGCTGGGCTTTGAGGCCGAACAATCGCCGGAGATTATACCGAAACCTGGCTCCTGAGGACGAAAACACATATAGGAAAAAGTTAACGGCGAAATTTATTTGgtagaagaagaagaaaaatgctctgacccacttcagtttaatttttaCAATTCTGTTGTCGACATAATCCGGATCGGTAACCACCGATGAGTTCACCTTGGCGTTCCAGAAAAGCTCGATTGTTTGGATTACACCTAGAGGAAACACTAATAGAAGGTAGGCAAAGGAAACTGTAAGAAGGAGGCGAGTTGCTTTAGCGTCCGTTCTGgaggttgttgttgtcattgtctCCCTTTTGGCTTGGTGGATTTTGATTGCTCGAATAATGGCGATGTTGAACGTCATGATAATGATTGTTGGCAGCCAGGTATTGAAGGCTACGTAGAAATAAACGATTCCAGGTATCCTAGCGCGATCTGTCTGGCAGCCTTTGTACCCGAACACCGAATCCCCTTCAAAACCCGTGACGAAAATCTTATGACAAGAGAATATCAGAACAGCCATGGAGACGCAGCCGATGATCAACAGCGTCTTGACTGTGGTGAATAGTTTTGCTTTCAGCGGGAACTTGACGATGATGAACCGCTCTATGGTGAAGGCCACGATGGTCCAGACGGAAAGCAGGTTAAAAACTTCCACCAGAACTCCATGAAATTTGCACAAGAACTGGCTATCCATGAAGTTCTGGTTTGCCCCTGGATTTTGCCCACGAATAACGCCGATCATAAAGTTTAACAGAAGAGCTAACGAGTCGTAAATGGCTAACACCGACAGAAACAGGCTAGAGGCCGAACGTCGCATGTTCTTTTGAAGTAAGACGACAAATGACACAGCGTTTAAAACGACGCCAATTGCTACGATCACTGACGTCCCGTAATGCAGAAGGAATCTGACAAATTCTATGAACGGCAAAAATTGTGAGGTGAAAGCTTCGATGTGACACGTTGCTTGAGCTTTTAGAATGTCCAGCTGCCTTAGGGTTTCATTGCTACTGACGTCGTTTTTCAAATCGTCCAGGCCTACTTGAATTTTGAGAAGTTCTTTACATACAAGCAGCGATGTGTTCATTTCTTTGTGCTGAATCCCCACTCACGTGAACTTTGATCACTTCTAATCTGCGGAAGTAAAGAGAAAAGTCATAAATCATAGTCATTAATCACATTGATCATAATCGCAGATGGTACAACGCTAAATCATCCAGTCGTTTCCTTTGATACAGATATGAAGTAACTCACATTTGTGTTAATAAGAAGAATGAGTGACGTCACCGTTATTTGTGCAATTGCGTCACATTTGACTGATGTATCTTGTCTATATAAACTAAGCTTAGCGTGATGCAGCCCGTGGGTCACTTCTTGAaaacttaataaataaaatacattagcCAAGTGTTACGTTTAAGTGTACAAAAATAGCTCGGTCGTTACCTGTGGCACGAATAAAAGTTCCTTAACATCTCTCTTCACCAATTACCCGGTGGACAATGTATATAAGTAATAGCGAAATAACAATACATCAGATGTCTGCCAAACATTCATGATAAAAACCATCTGTTTCCAGTATATGAGACTTGTCAACATGCAGAGGTCAGTATTGAATACACGCCATTCTGGGCAGTGTTTGAATTGATTCTGGACGGTCTGCTcatggactaagcatcccagaggcctggtccctttgcattgttttaatgtgattgtatgttaaatgtgatgacaacacagcaatttCAGTAATTCTAAACTAGTGATCTtttataaattgtaattaacatcactgcatacatttacctaattctatttaagccatggtgctatgaGGGGgtataaattgctactatttatgcatttacacgaacagttagaataaaaccctgactgaggtaaattgacaagaggccgtgtttcacctgttacgtgtgaccatttgccatctatcacactgtcgtcgctgctctgatctaactctatgctgtacgtcttaattattttGAATCGATGTACCATGTACGGTCAGTAATCAGCACATATTTCAGTTATTACGCCACTAATGTTGGGTACACAGTGCTGCAGGCAAATTAAATCAATCGTAATACATTGAAAAATGCATGATTCTTGATAAGCGATAACAGCACACCTCTTATTTGATGATTACAATGAGTGttcctgttttgtttgttttccctGAGGTCGTCGTTGGCCTGCTAAAACACGCACTAAGCTAGGTCACTATCGCTAGACTGGGTGGGTCAAACCGCGGAGAACACAAAAAATGTGCATAGTTGGTTAAATGTTAAGTAGACTTGTTAAGGTGCATTTTACAGCTATTTgacttttttaaatactttcatCACATCTACTTATTAATGTCATTGAACTTGTCTATCCCGGTGGCTGGTCGTGCATGATCACGTGGTTGAGATGTTCGTCTTTCACTCGCTATCATCCAAGCGTCAAGTCCAATATTCATACACCACTCGTACGCTATGAAATGGGATTCAAGTCGATAATAGGGAGACACATTGTTAACACAACCTGAAGCGCCAGTAACCAAAATGATAtgtaacaaataatatataaatagtaaataaagctcgTAAAATGTCAGCAAGAATCGGTCGCTGTGCGCGTGTCATTGTGACAGGAGCACAAAGGGGATATACATTATGCATTGAGCAGTTGacaacatgcatgcacatgtatcaaacaGAATTGGAGATATGTCCATAGTTTATTGAATCAAGTTTTATCAACGTAGGAGTTTCGATGCTACCATCTTGCTATTGAACAATGaagtcgcgtgttcaaatctagctcttgaTGTTTCTGCCGagctttaagtcagaaaggtttatcaggtaccttatcagggtcggtggtttactgcgGCTATTCCAGTTTCATGTATccgtaaacctgaccatcaccgGCGTTaagcatcagtcaaataaagaaataatttttttcaatttatttcagGAAAACGGTCACTATTGTGGACTACAGCATGGTAgacttatttacttg
Encoded proteins:
- the LOC135482065 gene encoding neuromedin-U receptor 2-like, with the protein product MNTSLLVCKELLKIQVGLDDLKNDVSSNETLRQLDILKAQATCHIEAFTSQFLPFIEFVRFLLHYGTSVIVAIGVVLNAVSFVVLLQKNMRRSASSLFLSVLAIYDSLALLLNFMIGVIRGQNPGANQNFMDSQFLCKFHGVLVEVFNLLSVWTIVAFTIERFIIVKFPLKAKLFTTVKTLLIIGCVSMAVLIFSCHKIFVTGFEGDSVFGYKGCQTDRARIPGIVYFYVAFNTWLPTIIIMTFNIAIIRAIKIHQAKRETMTTTTSRTDAKATRLLLTVSFAYLLLVFPLGVIQTIELFWNAKVNSSVVTDPDYVDNRIVKIKLKWVRAFFFFFYQINFAVNFFLYVFSSSGARFRYNLRRLFGLKAQPLLNETMVEPSRNAVVPAENTSLPASQTET